Proteins co-encoded in one Treponema sp. Marseille-Q3903 genomic window:
- a CDS encoding carbohydrate ABC transporter permease: MSNRKLNSASTMDHIIYIVMALICFVALYPVWYTVVISFNDSSDAMRGGVYWFPRKFSLESYRAVFQDKTIVQAFMVTVLRTLIGTVTSVFFTAMVAYAFSKKHIMFNKFYTILGTITMFFGGGLIPYFITIKNLGLYDSFLVYIIPGLFNFYNMIIFMSFFKAMPASLEESAKLDGANDMLIFVRIIIPLSMPVVATIALFNGVGHWNDYFTGVMYINKAALQPIQTYLYRIVASASASKAVVAMPAGVSAQQVSSQSVRLATMVVTTFPIMCVYPFLQKYFVKGMLIGSIKG; encoded by the coding sequence ATGAGTAACAGAAAACTTAATAGTGCAAGTACAATGGATCATATTATTTACATCGTCATGGCTTTGATTTGTTTTGTCGCTCTGTATCCGGTCTGGTATACAGTCGTCATTTCTTTTAATGATTCATCAGACGCTATGCGAGGTGGAGTTTATTGGTTTCCAAGAAAATTCAGCCTTGAAAGCTATAGAGCTGTCTTTCAGGATAAGACGATTGTGCAGGCTTTTATGGTCACGGTTTTGAGAACGTTAATAGGTACGGTTACAAGTGTATTTTTTACAGCGATGGTTGCTTATGCTTTTTCTAAAAAACATATAATGTTTAACAAGTTTTATACAATTCTTGGAACAATCACTATGTTTTTTGGTGGAGGTCTTATTCCATACTTTATCACAATCAAAAACCTTGGATTGTACGACAGTTTTCTTGTTTACATAATTCCAGGTCTTTTCAACTTTTATAATATGATTATTTTCATGTCATTTTTTAAAGCAATGCCGGCGAGTCTTGAAGAATCTGCAAAGCTTGATGGGGCAAACGATATGTTGATTTTTGTGCGAATAATCATTCCGTTGTCTATGCCTGTTGTCGCGACAATAGCTTTGTTTAACGGCGTTGGTCACTGGAACGATTATTTTACAGGAGTCATGTATATAAACAAAGCGGCGCTTCAGCCAATTCAGACTTATTTGTACCGAATTGTGGCAAGCGCTTCCGCTTCAAAAGCTGTAGTTGCAATGCCTGCAGGAGTTTCGGCGCAGCAAGTCAGTTCTCAGTCTGTTCGCCTTGCGACTATGGTTGTTACAACATTCCCAATCATGTGTGTTTATCCGTTCCTTCAGAAGTATTTTGTGAAAGGAATGTTGATTGGTTCAATTAAGGGATAA
- a CDS encoding extracellular solute-binding protein: MKKIKILVLGFAVATTFALIGCSKKNSMGAKSGSGETPGWKTNVSSPVKFDWYINFSWFARHWGDSKVSKYITEKTGVDINFIVPAGNEAEKLNAMIAGDALPDLITLGWWEGQVPMMIDAGLVEPLDELAKKYDPYFFKVANPDKIGWYTQADGHIYGYPNASYTPTDYKKYAGKLTSNETFLVRKDIYEALGKPDMTTPEGFISALEMAKQKFPTVNGQPLIPFTTNEFGDVGNTQLQGYLAHFLAIPSEKDGKFVNADLGLTDNPEYIRWMKTFRKAHEKGLIQTDMFVDKRSQIEEKAAQGRYFCMLYQNWDMQAAQNALYARDPNSIYIAVNGPKNSKGDDPVLAGGGIAGWTVTLISKNCKDKARAIQFLSYLISEEGQMDTNFGILNETYTMKNGVPQLTPEVKELDQKDKNKQESEIGVQYTYWMLMDTAWQAQWGVEYAPSVGQPQLWTRPYVASYAAYDGLTLPVGSEEQLIYEDIQRKWGKVLPQMLRAKSDAEFDKIVKEFNQYKKNKGVDNIIEAQTKLMNANKIKLGM, encoded by the coding sequence ATGAAAAAAATTAAAATTTTAGTTTTAGGATTTGCTGTTGCCACGACATTTGCTTTGATTGGTTGCAGCAAGAAAAATTCTATGGGCGCAAAATCTGGTTCGGGAGAAACTCCAGGTTGGAAAACTAACGTAAGTAGCCCGGTAAAGTTTGACTGGTATATCAACTTCAGCTGGTTTGCACGCCATTGGGGAGACTCAAAGGTTTCAAAATACATCACGGAAAAAACAGGTGTAGATATAAACTTTATAGTTCCGGCAGGAAACGAAGCAGAAAAGTTGAACGCGATGATAGCAGGAGACGCGTTGCCTGACCTCATCACACTAGGCTGGTGGGAAGGGCAGGTTCCAATGATGATAGACGCAGGTCTTGTAGAGCCGTTGGACGAGTTGGCAAAAAAATATGACCCATACTTTTTCAAAGTGGCAAATCCGGACAAAATCGGCTGGTACACACAGGCAGACGGACACATCTACGGATATCCAAACGCATCATATACGCCGACAGATTATAAAAAATATGCAGGAAAACTTACTTCAAATGAGACGTTCTTGGTAAGAAAAGACATTTACGAAGCATTAGGCAAACCGGACATGACAACTCCAGAAGGATTTATAAGCGCCTTGGAGATGGCAAAACAGAAGTTCCCAACAGTGAACGGACAGCCGCTTATTCCATTCACAACAAACGAGTTTGGAGATGTTGGAAATACACAGCTACAGGGATACCTCGCGCACTTTTTGGCAATTCCGTCAGAAAAAGATGGCAAATTCGTAAACGCTGACCTAGGCCTTACAGACAACCCTGAGTATATCCGCTGGATGAAGACATTTAGAAAAGCTCATGAAAAAGGTTTGATTCAGACAGACATGTTTGTAGACAAGCGCTCACAGATAGAAGAGAAAGCGGCACAGGGAAGATATTTCTGTATGCTGTATCAGAACTGGGATATGCAGGCAGCGCAGAACGCATTGTACGCAAGAGATCCAAACTCAATATACATAGCGGTAAACGGACCAAAGAACTCAAAAGGCGACGACCCGGTTTTGGCAGGAGGCGGAATAGCAGGCTGGACAGTTACATTGATTTCTAAAAACTGTAAAGACAAGGCTAGAGCAATACAGTTTTTGTCATACCTTATAAGCGAAGAAGGACAGATGGATACAAACTTTGGAATTTTGAACGAAACATACACAATGAAAAATGGAGTTCCACAGTTGACCCCGGAAGTAAAAGAGTTAGACCAGAAAGACAAAAACAAACAAGAGTCAGAAATAGGAGTACAGTACACATACTGGATGTTGATGGATACAGCATGGCAGGCACAGTGGGGAGTTGAATATGCGCCATCAGTAGGACAGCCACAGTTGTGGACAAGACCTTATGTAGCGTCTTATGCAGCTTATGATGGACTTACCTTGCCTGTTGGATCAGAAGAGCAGTTGATTTACGAAGATATACAGAGAAAGTGGGGAAAAGTGCTTCCACAGATGCTCAGGGCAAAGTCAGACGCAGAGTTTGACAAGATTGTAAAAGAATTCAATCAGTATAAGAAAAACAAGGGCGTAGATAATATTATTGAGGCTCAGACTAAGCTTATGAATGCAAACAAGATCAAGCTTGGAATGTAA
- a CDS encoding sugar-binding protein, translating into MKTTFIATGISCLMMGLFSSCLTVKAKKIIEPPYLPPKEAFADAGEQEKLFKVYYSSNSSPVIDGDFSEWEGLDGVKARRMVYGGMFNPENTDGTFKVRADDSFLYIFADIIDDQPQTNHFPAPQAWRDDSIEFFFGTDTGYHTFYKPTDHRVRIVPQSKTNKFAYDVGINDVSMSGSIKAAIVYSEHGYKIEAALPFSLLSIKKLKPKQKVRGDFQINDGDGGKERSRLVHWNSPKDNTYLDASAWGNGIVVDLEDANKK; encoded by the coding sequence ATGAAAACAACTTTTATTGCTACAGGCATATCATGCCTTATGATGGGGCTTTTTTCATCATGTCTTACTGTAAAAGCAAAAAAAATTATTGAACCTCCATACCTTCCACCGAAGGAAGCTTTTGCAGATGCAGGTGAACAAGAAAAACTTTTTAAAGTTTATTATTCGAGCAATAGTTCTCCAGTAATCGATGGGGACTTTAGCGAATGGGAAGGATTAGATGGAGTTAAGGCTCGACGCATGGTTTATGGCGGAATGTTTAATCCGGAAAATACAGACGGTACTTTCAAGGTAAGAGCAGATGACTCTTTCTTATATATCTTTGCGGATATTATTGACGATCAGCCGCAGACAAATCATTTCCCAGCACCTCAAGCTTGGCGTGATGATTCGATTGAGTTCTTTTTTGGTACAGACACAGGGTATCACACTTTCTATAAACCAACCGATCACCGTGTGAGAATAGTACCGCAGAGCAAAACAAACAAATTCGCATACGATGTGGGAATAAATGATGTTTCAATGAGTGGAAGCATCAAAGCAGCAATTGTTTATTCAGAGCATGGATACAAAATTGAAGCCGCACTTCCTTTCTCTTTGTTGAGCATAAAAAAACTCAAACCAAAGCAGAAAGTTCGTGGAGATTTCCAAATAAATGATGGTGATGGTGGAAAAGAACGTTCTCGTCTTGTTCACTGGAATAGCCCAAAAGATAATACTTACCTTGATGCAAGC